One window of Alteromonas sp. LMIT006 genomic DNA carries:
- the rpsL gene encoding 30S ribosomal protein S12, protein MATVNQLVRKPRKKPVAKSNVAALEACPQRRGVCTRVYTTTPKKPNSALRKVCRVRLTNGFEVSSYIGGEGHNLQEHSVVLIRGGRVKDLPGVRYHTVRGTLDCAGVSDRKQARSKYGAKRPKS, encoded by the coding sequence ATGGCAACAGTTAACCAGTTAGTGCGTAAGCCTCGTAAGAAGCCAGTTGCAAAAAGCAACGTTGCGGCTTTAGAAGCTTGCCCACAACGTCGTGGTGTATGTACTCGCGTATATACAACTACGCCAAAGAAGCCGAACTCTGCATTACGTAAAGTATGTCGTGTTCGTTTAACCAACGGTTTTGAAGTATCTTCATATATCGGTGGTGAAGGTCACAACTTACAAGAGCACAGCGTTGTATTGATTCGCGGTGGTCGTGTTAAAGATTTACCAGGTGTTCGTTATCACACAGTTCGCGGTACATTAGACTGCGCTGGCGTAAGCGATCGTAAACAAGCCCGTTCTAAGTACGGCGCTAAACGGCCAAAATCGTAA
- the rpsG gene encoding 30S ribosomal protein S7, with the protein MPRRRVVGQRKILPDPKFKSELLAKFMNVVMLDGKKSTAEKIVYGALDIVAEKTGKAHLDVFEDALENIRPTVEVKSRRVGGSTYQVPVEVRPVRRNALGMRWLVEASRKRGEKSMAQRLAAEMLDASENKGSAVKKREDVHRMAEANKAFAHYRW; encoded by the coding sequence ATGCCAAGAAGAAGAGTCGTAGGACAACGCAAAATCCTACCTGATCCTAAGTTCAAATCAGAACTACTTGCAAAATTCATGAACGTCGTCATGTTAGACGGCAAAAAATCAACAGCTGAGAAAATCGTTTACGGTGCGCTTGATATTGTTGCTGAAAAAACTGGCAAAGCACACTTAGATGTATTTGAAGATGCACTAGAGAACATCCGTCCAACGGTCGAGGTTAAATCTCGTCGTGTAGGTGGTTCTACGTACCAAGTACCTGTAGAAGTTCGCCCAGTACGTCGTAATGCACTAGGTATGCGTTGGTTAGTAGAAGCGTCTCGTAAACGCGGTGAGAAATCAATGGCTCAGCGCTTAGCGGCAGAAATGCTCGATGCCTCTGAGAACAAAGGTTCTGCGGTTAAGAAACGTGAAGACGTACACCGCATGGCTGAAGCGAACAAAGCGTTCGCACATTACCGCTGGTAA